The DNA sequence GACCTGGTGCGCGGCTACGAGGACGTCAAGCTGGCGAACGTGGCGCGGTACCGGGAGAAGCAGGCCGAGGTCCTGGCCCTCACGCACGCAAGCAGCTGAGGCACCGCCGGGGAAGCCCCGCCTTCACGCCCGCAGGTAGCCGAGCATCGCCTGGGCCTCGTCGGGGACGCGCAGCTTCGCGCTGACGTCCCCGGCGTGCTGCCGCGCCGCGTCGGTACCGATGCCGAGCAGCCGGCCGATCGCCGGGACCGAATGGCCTTCGGCGAGCAGCGCGACGACCTCGCGTTCGCGCGCCGTGAGCGTGGTGACCGGGTCGCCGGGCCGCCGCCGGTCCAGCTGCAGGGCGACCACGTCGCGGTCCAGGACCGTGCCGCCGGCCGCGACCCGGCGGAGCGCGTCGAGGAACTCGTCGGCCTTTCCGACGCGCTCCTTGAGCAGGTAACCGGCTCCGCCGCCGCCCGCGGCCAGGAGGTCGCCCGCATAGCCGTCCTCGACGAACGCCGAGAGCGCGAGGATCGCCAGGCCCGGCACCCGCCGGCGCGCCTCGAGCGCGGCGCGCAGGCCTTCGTCGGTGAAGGTGGGCGGCATCCGCACGTCGACCACGGCCAGATCGGGCGCCGCGTCCCCCACGGCGGCGAGCAGGTCGTCGGGGTGGTCGACGGCCGCGGCGACGACGAACCCGGCGCTGCGCAGCAGCAGCACGAGCCCTTCCCGCAGCAGTGCGTCGTCCTCGGCGATCACGATCCGCACGACGGCCGGCCTCCTCACGTCGATGCCCCCTACCGGGAACCACGGACAAGGCGGCCGGAACGTTCAGGAAATGCCCGTGGTCCGGAACCGGGACCGGTAGTCGCTCGGCGTCACGCCCAGGCCACGCGCGAAGGCCCGCCGCAGCGTCTCCACCGAGCCGAAACCGGACCGGCGGGCCACCACGTCCAGCGGATCCACCGTGCCTTCCAGCTGCTGCTGGGCGAACTCCAGGCGGATCTGCTCGACGAACCGGGCCGGCGTCCGCCCCAGCTCCTCACGGAACAGCCGCGTCAGGTGCCGGACGCTGACCCCCGCGTGGGCCGCCATGTCACCGAGCGTGTGCGGCGCCGACGGGTTCGCCGCGACGGCGTCCAGCAGGCCCCGCAGCACCTCGTTGCGCGGGCGGCCCGTCTCCAGGCGGACGCTGAACTGAGACTGCCCGCCCGGCCGCTGCAGGAACACCACCAGGTGCTTGGCCACCAGCCGCGCGATCTCCGGGCCGAGGTCCTCCTCGACCAGCGCCAGCGTCAGGTCGATGCCCGAGGTGACGCCGGCCGAGGTGATCACCGGGCCGTCCTTGACGAAGATCGCGTCGGTGTCGACGTGGACCAGCGGGAAGCGGCGGGCCAGCTGACCGGTCAGGTCCCAGTGCGTCGTCGCGCGGCGGCCGTCCAGGACGCCCGCCGCGGCCAGGGCGAACGCGCCCGCGCACACCGACGCCGTCCGGCTCGCGCCGTCGGCGAGGCGGCGGATCTGGGCCACCAGCTCCGTGTCGGCGATCGTGCGGACCCACTCCGGGCCGCCGGGCACCAGCACGGTCGCCCCGCGCGGGTCGGCCGCCGCCAGGTCGAGGTCGGCGCCGAGGCGCGTGCCCGTGTTGGCGCGGACGTCCGCGCCGCCGGGCGACGCCGTCCGCAGCTCGTACCGCCCGCCGTGCTCGTTGGCCTCGGCGAACACCTCCAGCGGACCGGAGACGTCGAGAAGGCGGACGCCGTCGTAGAGCACGACGAGCACGGGATGGGCTTTCACCTGTCCAGTATCACCAGCTCCGCGGCTGCCGGCTCCGCGGCCGGCGCGTGGACGACCCGCGGTGCCCGACCGTGTCGGCGGCCGGCTTCGCGATGGCGATCAGCGACAAGTCCGGATCGGCGAACAGCAAGCCCTCTTCGGTCTCGGGCTCGGCTCGGCGAGCTCACGGCCCTCCGGCCCGTAGAGGCGGGCGAGCAGCTGCCGCTCGGTTTCGGTGTCGCAGA is a window from the Amycolatopsis sp. NBC_00355 genome containing:
- a CDS encoding response regulator → MRIVIAEDDALLREGLVLLLRSAGFVVAAAVDHPDDLLAAVGDAAPDLAVVDVRMPPTFTDEGLRAALEARRRVPGLAILALSAFVEDGYAGDLLAAGGGGAGYLLKERVGKADEFLDALRRVAAGGTVLDRDVVALQLDRRRPGDPVTTLTAREREVVALLAEGHSVPAIGRLLGIGTDAARQHAGDVSAKLRVPDEAQAMLGYLRA
- a CDS encoding GlxA family transcriptional regulator encodes the protein MKAHPVLVVLYDGVRLLDVSGPLEVFAEANEHGGRYELRTASPGGADVRANTGTRLGADLDLAAADPRGATVLVPGGPEWVRTIADTELVAQIRRLADGASRTASVCAGAFALAAAGVLDGRRATTHWDLTGQLARRFPLVHVDTDAIFVKDGPVITSAGVTSGIDLTLALVEEDLGPEIARLVAKHLVVFLQRPGGQSQFSVRLETGRPRNEVLRGLLDAVAANPSAPHTLGDMAAHAGVSVRHLTRLFREELGRTPARFVEQIRLEFAQQQLEGTVDPLDVVARRSGFGSVETLRRAFARGLGVTPSDYRSRFRTTGIS